A genomic region of Zingiber officinale cultivar Zhangliang unplaced genomic scaffold, Zo_v1.1 ctg133, whole genome shotgun sequence contains the following coding sequences:
- the LOC122036120 gene encoding novel plant SNARE 11-like isoform X1, with product MDLEDISVELAQIEGNLNDNFRALSNGFQKLQKIKEPSRQSRQLEELSDKMRECKRLIKEFERVMKEEDSRNPPDTKKALNERKQAMIKELNSYVAMKKQHASENKRVDPFSGSEDVYSEENVLLASSMTNEQLMDTGYRMMDETDEAIERSKQVVQETINVGAETTAALKAQTEQMSRIVNELDSIHFSIKKASKLAKELGRQIATDKCIMAMLFLITMGVIAIIIVKIVQPDNKDIQDIPGLPPPASRKLL from the exons ATGGATTTGGAGGATATTAGCGTGGAGCTGGCTCAAATTGAGGGCAACCTCAACGATAACTTTCGCGCATTATC AAATGGATTTCAGAAGCTGCAAAAGATCAAAGAACCAAGCAGACAGAGCAGGCAGTTAGAAGAACTGAGTGACAAGATGAGGGAATGCAAGAG GCTCATCAAAGAGTTTGAAAGAGTCATGAAGGAAGAGGATAGTAGAAATCCACCTGATACGAAAAAGGCGTTGAATGAAAGAAAGCAAGCAATG ATCAAAGAACTAAACTCATATGTTGCTATGAAGAAGCA GCATGCGAGTGAAAATAAACGAGTTGATCCTTTCAGTGGTAGTGAAGATGTATATTCTGAAGAAAATGTTCTATTGGCATCAT CTATGACCAATGAGCAGTTGATGGATACTGGATACCGTATGATGGATGAAACAGATGAAGCAATTGAGCGATCAAAGCAG GTTGTTCAAGAAACCATTAATGTTGGAGCAGAAACAACAGCTGCTCTCAAGGCACAG ACTGAGCAAATGAGTAGGATTGTGAACGAACTGGATTCAATTCATTTCTCAATCAAGAAAGCATCCAAACTCGCAAAGGAATTAGGCAGACAG ATTGCAACTGACAAATGCATAATGGCAATGCTTTTCCTAATAACAATGGGGGTTATAGCTATCATAATCGTCAAG ATTGTGCAACCAGATAACAAAGACATACAGGACATTCCTGGACTTCCTCCTCCGGCAAGTCGGAAGCTTCTGTGA
- the LOC122036120 gene encoding novel plant SNARE 11-like isoform X2: MRECKRLIKEFERVMKEEDSRNPPDTKKALNERKQAMIKELNSYVAMKKQHASENKRVDPFSGSEDVYSEENVLLASSMTNEQLMDTGYRMMDETDEAIERSKQVVQETINVGAETTAALKAQTEQMSRIVNELDSIHFSIKKASKLAKELGRQIATDKCIMAMLFLITMGVIAIIIVKIVQPDNKDIQDIPGLPPPASRKLL; the protein is encoded by the exons ATGAGGGAATGCAAGAG GCTCATCAAAGAGTTTGAAAGAGTCATGAAGGAAGAGGATAGTAGAAATCCACCTGATACGAAAAAGGCGTTGAATGAAAGAAAGCAAGCAATG ATCAAAGAACTAAACTCATATGTTGCTATGAAGAAGCA GCATGCGAGTGAAAATAAACGAGTTGATCCTTTCAGTGGTAGTGAAGATGTATATTCTGAAGAAAATGTTCTATTGGCATCAT CTATGACCAATGAGCAGTTGATGGATACTGGATACCGTATGATGGATGAAACAGATGAAGCAATTGAGCGATCAAAGCAG GTTGTTCAAGAAACCATTAATGTTGGAGCAGAAACAACAGCTGCTCTCAAGGCACAG ACTGAGCAAATGAGTAGGATTGTGAACGAACTGGATTCAATTCATTTCTCAATCAAGAAAGCATCCAAACTCGCAAAGGAATTAGGCAGACAG ATTGCAACTGACAAATGCATAATGGCAATGCTTTTCCTAATAACAATGGGGGTTATAGCTATCATAATCGTCAAG ATTGTGCAACCAGATAACAAAGACATACAGGACATTCCTGGACTTCCTCCTCCGGCAAGTCGGAAGCTTCTGTGA